A genomic stretch from Styela clava chromosome 5, kaStyClav1.hap1.2, whole genome shotgun sequence includes:
- the LOC120344449 gene encoding EKC/KEOPS complex subunit TPRKB-like, translating into MQTFNLKPLFPDQSVQISLFQNVTNAKELKELTTEGILQGCLIDGSLILDSFHILTAVNKALYYQKLGRMKTKSLYSEILFNLSPTNKINESLKTFGINEMTKKIIAVVLKDDLNSKVIPESVNGEIVGLENLEKIIDVERIKKIYRLEQNEEVTVEAVVTRMATKDVK; encoded by the coding sequence ATGCAGACTTTTAATCTTAAGCCATTATTTCCTGACCAAAGTGTTCAAATTTCACTGTTTCAAAATGTCACAAACGCAAAGGAACTAAAAGAATTAACAACTGAAGGAATTTTACAAGGATGTTTAATTGATGGTTCTTTGATATTAGATTCATTTCATATATTGACAGCAGTCAATAAAGCGTTGTATTATCAGAAATTAGGACGTATGAAAACAAAGTCTCTATATTCGGaaatattgtttaatttatcacccacaaataaaattaatgaaagTTTGAAGACATTTGGTATCAATGAAATGACAAAGAAGATAATTGCAGTAGTTTTGAAGGATGACTTGAATTCCAAAGTAATTCCAGAATCTGTAAATGGTGAAATTGTTGGTTTGGAAAACttggaaaaaattattgatGTAGAgagaataaagaaaatttatcgTCTCGAACAAAATGAAGAAGTAACTGTTGAAGCTGTTGTTACTAGAATGGCTACTAAAGATGTGAAATGA